A genomic segment from Paenibacillus sp. FSL K6-1096 encodes:
- a CDS encoding GntR family transcriptional regulator, translating to MFELDVRSRKPIYEQLTDKVKEMIMHGILRADEQLPSVRALSSQLTVNPNTIQKAYRELEREGYIYSLQGKGNFVAAMQQEHNESKRAGLKTELLRLMAEAVYLGFTESEISALYRQSLDQRREGNSHD from the coding sequence ATGTTCGAGTTGGATGTACGCAGCCGGAAGCCGATCTACGAGCAGCTGACCGATAAGGTCAAGGAGATGATTATGCACGGGATTCTGCGGGCGGATGAACAATTGCCTTCGGTAAGGGCGTTATCCTCACAGCTCACGGTGAACCCCAATACGATCCAGAAGGCGTACCGGGAGCTGGAGCGGGAAGGCTATATCTATTCGCTGCAGGGCAAGGGCAATTTCGTAGCCGCCATGCAGCAGGAGCATAACGAGAGCAAGCGGGCCGGGCTGAAGACAGAGCTGCTGCGGCTGATGGCGGAGGCGGTCTATCTCGGATTCACTGAGAGCGAGATCAGTGCGCTGTACCGCCAGTCGCTGGATCAGAGAAGAGAGGGGAACAGCCATGATTGA
- a CDS encoding polysaccharide deacetylase family protein, with translation MRIKKFMLLFMSLFLLTGLVQSPVNAEAKGAALKLGINDKVSAIEAVSVKDTYYVPLRSLADELKWTLTGLADGKIHIAGGTGSLTLLNKDGGAVLKDGQTVPMSTFLQDGKLMAPLKVSAYLGYSISYAGDKYLLRVKDGSAKLSDAEFTGKYAAELKPKAPVAPATPAKPAEPGKPGRTVYLTFDDGPSATTGELLDILSKYDVQATFFMLGNNMNQHPAQVKRIAKEGYGLALHGVTHRKEKFYASPAAALGEMSGANATLKKLTGASTTLIRTPYGSKPYFTKSFRDKVLSQGYHLWDWNVDSYDWKYKENSDRIYNTVLDQVNKLKASKTNPVILMHDQKATLKVLPRLLEKLKKDGYTFELITKDMEPVNFWKDKR, from the coding sequence GTGCGTATCAAAAAATTCATGCTATTATTCATGTCCTTATTCCTGCTGACCGGTCTGGTGCAGAGCCCGGTGAACGCCGAAGCCAAGGGAGCTGCGCTTAAGCTTGGAATAAACGATAAAGTGAGTGCCATTGAAGCTGTATCGGTAAAAGACACCTATTATGTTCCTCTCCGTTCGCTTGCGGATGAATTGAAATGGACCCTGACCGGCCTTGCGGACGGAAAAATTCACATAGCCGGAGGGACGGGTTCGCTTACCCTCTTGAACAAGGATGGGGGCGCGGTGCTGAAGGACGGCCAGACTGTGCCGATGAGCACCTTCCTGCAGGACGGCAAACTGATGGCTCCGCTGAAAGTTAGCGCGTATCTCGGATATAGCATTTCCTATGCAGGTGATAAATATTTACTGCGTGTGAAGGACGGCTCGGCCAAGCTTAGCGATGCGGAGTTCACCGGTAAATATGCTGCAGAGCTGAAGCCGAAGGCTCCGGTGGCCCCGGCCACTCCGGCTAAACCGGCGGAACCGGGCAAGCCGGGCCGGACGGTGTATCTGACCTTTGACGATGGCCCGTCGGCGACAACGGGGGAGCTGCTGGATATCCTGAGCAAGTATGACGTGCAGGCCACTTTCTTTATGCTGGGGAATAATATGAACCAGCATCCGGCCCAGGTGAAGCGGATTGCGAAGGAAGGCTATGGCTTGGCCCTGCACGGGGTAACCCACCGCAAAGAGAAGTTCTATGCCTCTCCGGCAGCAGCGCTTGGCGAGATGTCAGGGGCGAATGCGACGCTGAAGAAGCTGACGGGAGCCAGCACTACACTGATCCGTACCCCTTACGGAAGCAAGCCTTATTTCACCAAGTCCTTCCGGGATAAGGTTCTCAGCCAGGGCTATCATCTGTGGGACTGGAATGTGGATTCCTACGACTGGAAGTACAAAGAGAACAGCGACAGAATCTATAACACTGTGCTGGATCAGGTGAATAAGCTGAAGGCGTCGAAGACCAATCCGGTCATTCTGATGCATGACCAGAAGGCTACGCTGAAGGTGCTGCCGCGCCTGCTGGAGAAGCTGAAGAAGGACGGCTACACGTTCGAGCTGATTACGAAGGACATGGAGCCGGTGAACTTCTGGAAGGATAAGAGATAA
- a CDS encoding mismatch-specific DNA-glycosylase, translating to MDEVQDHLDHGLQIVFIGFNPSIRSGEVGHHYANPRNNFWRILHKSGLTPRLYDASEDGELLKLGYGFTNIVARPTVGAEDITREEYTQGRELLRAKLKEYRPGIACFVGKGVYTEFSRRKTAAWGFQEGVTPVVDGVREFVAPSSSGLVRMPMTEIIAIYRQLYEFTQEHEPDQGNLADV from the coding sequence ATGGATGAGGTGCAGGATCATCTGGATCACGGCCTGCAGATTGTCTTCATCGGATTCAACCCCAGCATCCGCTCCGGGGAAGTGGGGCATCACTATGCCAATCCGCGCAATAATTTCTGGCGTATTCTGCATAAGTCCGGTCTGACGCCGCGGTTATATGACGCCTCCGAGGACGGGGAGCTGTTGAAGCTGGGCTACGGCTTCACCAACATTGTCGCCCGGCCCACGGTAGGCGCTGAAGATATCACCCGCGAGGAGTATACGCAGGGCCGCGAGCTGCTTCGCGCCAAGCTGAAGGAATACCGCCCCGGGATCGCCTGCTTTGTCGGCAAGGGCGTCTACACCGAATTCAGCCGCCGGAAGACCGCTGCCTGGGGCTTCCAGGAGGGCGTTACTCCGGTAGTCGACGGGGTTCGGGAGTTCGTGGCCCCTTCGTCCAGCGGGCTGGTCCGTATGCCGATGACGGAGATTATCGCCATCTACCGCCAGCTCTATGAGTTCACGCAGGAGCATGAGCCGGATCAGGGCAACTTGGCTGACGTTTGA
- the qoxC gene encoding cytochrome aa3 quinol oxidase subunit III → MKIDASKPLEYSTEENSNKIFGFWVFLGAEIPLFATLFTVYFVMVNRYASGPSGSELFEIGPVLMETFLLLTSSFTIGLAVHAMRHGYKKAMMVFMAITLLMGLAFVGIEIDEFFTYVHEGATLQTSGFLSSLFVLLGTHGLHVSFGLLWGIGIMIQLWKRGITPATANKTFIFSLFWHFLDVVWIFIFSFVYLKGLM, encoded by the coding sequence ATGAAAATAGATGCGTCCAAGCCGCTCGAATATTCAACGGAAGAGAACAGCAATAAGATCTTCGGCTTCTGGGTGTTCCTCGGCGCCGAAATCCCGCTCTTCGCTACGCTGTTCACCGTCTACTTCGTCATGGTGAACCGCTATGCCAGCGGACCTAGCGGCAGCGAGCTGTTCGAAATCGGCCCGGTGCTGATGGAGACCTTCCTGCTGCTGACGAGCTCCTTCACCATCGGCCTTGCCGTCCATGCCATGCGGCATGGCTATAAGAAAGCGATGATGGTCTTCATGGCGATCACGCTGCTGATGGGTCTGGCTTTTGTCGGCATTGAAATCGATGAATTCTTCACTTACGTGCATGAGGGTGCTACGCTGCAGACCAGCGGATTCCTCTCCAGCCTGTTCGTCCTGCTGGGAACGCACGGACTTCACGTCAGCTTCGGTCTGCTGTGGGGCATCGGTATTATGATTCAGCTGTGGAAGCGCGGCATTACGCCGGCTACCGCCAACAAAACGTTCATCTTCTCCTTGTTCTGGCACTTCTTAGATGTTGTCTGGATCTTTATCTTCAGCTTCGTCTACCTGAAAGGACTGATGTGA
- the qoxD gene encoding cytochrome aa3 quinol oxidase subunit IV codes for MMKQLFPIKHVMGYVASLVLSAAALVVIYGDLSASANMVVLLVTALIQASLQLFVFMHIGESADSKKELYLNIGYAMFVALVTIFGTLFIFVWGWYA; via the coding sequence ATGATGAAGCAACTATTCCCAATTAAGCATGTGATGGGTTATGTAGCCTCTCTGGTCCTCTCTGCCGCTGCGCTGGTTGTGATCTACGGAGACCTGTCCGCAAGCGCCAATATGGTCGTGCTGCTCGTTACCGCACTGATCCAGGCTTCGCTGCAGCTGTTTGTGTTCATGCACATCGGAGAATCGGCCGATTCCAAAAAAGAGCTGTACCTCAACATCGGCTACGCCATGTTCGTCGCTCTGGTCACGATCTTCGGCACCCTGTTCATCTTCGTATGGGGCTGGTATGCTTAG
- the qoxB gene encoding cytochrome aa3 quinol oxidase subunit I translates to MDLDKFKVHGEPLIYGAMVSIALATIGIIVGLTYFKKWRYLWREWLTTVDHKKIGVMYILAALLMLFRGGVDAMMMRLQTAAPEMKFLDAQHYNEVFTTHGLIMILFMAMPFIIGLMNVIIPLQIGARDVAFPRLNAVSFWLFFFGAMLLNISFVIGGSPDAGWSAYFPLASIEFSPTVGNNYYSLALQISGIGTLITGVNFIVTILKMRAPGMTLMKMPMFTWSVLITNIIIVFAFPVLTVALALMMFDRLFGSQFFTMANGGMDMLWANLFWVWGHPEVYIVILPAFGIYSEIIATFSKKNLYGYTSMVFSMLIISLLSFLVWAHHFYTMGQGAMVNSFFSITTMAIAVPTGVKIFNWLFTLRKGRISFTTPMLYTLAFIPIFTIGGVTGVMLAMASADYQYHNTMFLVAHFHYVLIPGAVFAVIAGFYYWFPKVFGFRLNERLGKHSFWWIVISFNVTFFPLFFLGLMGMTRRMYTYSEETGFGPLNMLSFVGAVGLAIGFVLLVYNIYWSTRYMPRDETNDPWDGRTLEWATHSPMPVYNFAIVPKVKTRDALWSAKHENIPLYDDKTITKIHMPSNTGKPFILGVIFFFLGFFLVFSMWIPAIVSGIGVIIMLAFMSFDQDSGYYISVDEVKATEKKLMRGETV, encoded by the coding sequence ATGGATTTAGACAAATTTAAGGTTCACGGCGAACCCCTGATCTATGGCGCCATGGTCAGCATCGCGCTGGCCACCATCGGGATCATCGTCGGGCTTACCTATTTCAAGAAATGGCGGTACCTGTGGCGTGAATGGTTAACCACGGTCGATCACAAAAAGATCGGCGTCATGTACATCCTCGCGGCGCTGCTCATGCTATTCCGCGGCGGTGTGGACGCCATGATGATGCGGCTGCAGACCGCTGCCCCGGAAATGAAGTTCCTGGATGCGCAGCACTACAACGAGGTCTTCACGACCCACGGTCTGATCATGATCCTGTTCATGGCGATGCCGTTCATTATCGGTCTGATGAACGTGATCATTCCGCTGCAGATCGGCGCGCGCGACGTCGCGTTCCCGCGGCTTAACGCCGTCAGCTTCTGGCTCTTCTTCTTCGGAGCCATGCTGCTCAATATCTCCTTCGTCATCGGCGGATCGCCGGATGCCGGATGGTCAGCGTACTTCCCGCTGGCAAGTATTGAGTTCAGCCCGACCGTCGGCAACAACTATTACTCCCTGGCGCTGCAGATTTCCGGTATCGGGACGCTGATCACAGGGGTGAACTTCATTGTAACGATTCTGAAGATGCGGGCCCCAGGCATGACGCTGATGAAAATGCCGATGTTCACCTGGTCCGTACTCATCACCAACATTATTATCGTCTTCGCCTTCCCGGTGCTTACCGTAGCGCTGGCGCTGATGATGTTCGACCGCCTGTTCGGCTCACAGTTCTTCACGATGGCCAACGGCGGGATGGATATGCTCTGGGCCAACCTGTTCTGGGTCTGGGGACATCCTGAGGTATATATCGTCATACTCCCGGCCTTCGGGATCTATAGCGAGATTATCGCCACCTTCTCCAAGAAGAACCTGTACGGCTATACCTCTATGGTATTCAGTATGCTGATTATCTCGCTCCTGTCTTTCCTTGTATGGGCGCACCATTTCTATACAATGGGCCAAGGCGCAATGGTCAACAGCTTCTTCTCGATCACCACGATGGCCATTGCCGTACCGACCGGGGTCAAAATATTCAACTGGCTGTTCACCTTACGTAAAGGCAGGATCAGCTTCACTACACCGATGCTGTACACCCTCGCCTTTATTCCGATCTTCACGATCGGCGGCGTGACCGGTGTCATGCTCGCGATGGCCAGTGCCGACTACCAGTATCACAACACGATGTTCCTGGTTGCGCACTTCCACTACGTGCTGATTCCGGGTGCTGTATTCGCGGTTATCGCCGGGTTCTACTACTGGTTCCCGAAAGTGTTCGGCTTCCGCCTGAACGAACGGCTGGGCAAGCATTCCTTCTGGTGGATCGTTATTTCCTTCAATGTGACCTTCTTCCCGTTGTTCTTCCTGGGCCTCATGGGTATGACACGGCGTATGTACACATACTCGGAGGAAACAGGCTTCGGTCCGCTCAATATGCTGAGCTTCGTCGGGGCCGTAGGTCTGGCCATCGGATTCGTGCTGCTGGTGTACAACATCTACTGGAGTACCCGCTACATGCCGCGTGACGAGACGAATGACCCATGGGATGGCCGTACGCTGGAATGGGCGACACACAGCCCGATGCCGGTCTACAACTTCGCCATTGTTCCTAAGGTGAAGACCCGCGATGCCTTGTGGTCCGCGAAGCACGAGAACATTCCGCTCTACGATGACAAAACAATCACCAAGATTCATATGCCAAGCAATACCGGCAAGCCGTTCATTCTGGGTGTAATCTTCTTCTTCCTTGGCTTCTTCCTGGTATTCAGCATGTGGATTCCGGCAATTGTCTCCGGAATTGGCGTGATCATCATGCTGGCCTTCATGTCCTTCGATCAGGACAGCGGCTACTACATTTCCGTAGATGAAGTTAAGGCTACCGAAAAGAAATTGATGCGGGGTGAGACTGTATGA
- a CDS encoding DUF6449 domain-containing protein has product MTFSRLFCNASLIRQNLRQHGWIGILYTLVLLFQLPLQMFMYGDPLREPVQLDNLFNLGADIAPFVMAFPAVAGLFLSRYLQARMAADLMHSLPLRRSHLLSSHIFSGLLLLLPPVWVTAAVTALVRPLKSNMYVYHGAEVWEWCLTLTVLTLFLFAFTMFVGICTGQTILQGVVVFILLLLPSALLEFINMHLSRYLYGYSNWFGLTQVSTNDWSPLLRIMDMSYNTFRPTELWIYALLSVVFLALSFILYPKRHSEKAGHAVAFTYFDPLFKAGVMFCSMLVALSYFGSNKQGMGWIIGSVLAGGLVGYIIVEMLLRKSWHILTRRLPLEFAVYSVLLGLLLYVPVSGLTGYENRVPASDKVAAVFAGGNYEQLMHPPQGGENAEILVDDIRSKDPKYIEAVTALHRAVVTARPEQKGDVWSDSYPPRQRFTLSYQLKNGRTLLRTYLVPRAGFEPELKAVMGHTDYKRERYQISQMEEDVESIRMSNLNKAFSISDPQEVQEFKGILIRELLNMSYEDQVSDQRSRGSIRVLHKPDHNGNQFPYTYDWYPSYHELGAWLEQKGYADKIRITAADVVSAEMFRDIHHSELPSGLRYDPKARMELARTEKRSVMVTDKTLISGILEHRRNFTREEGRVVVRIEYKDGTINFISLEEQEMAPALKALLP; this is encoded by the coding sequence ATGACGTTCAGCCGATTATTCTGTAACGCCAGCCTGATCCGCCAGAACCTGCGCCAGCACGGGTGGATTGGAATTTTGTATACTCTTGTCCTGTTGTTTCAGCTTCCGCTGCAGATGTTCATGTACGGCGATCCGCTTAGGGAGCCTGTGCAGTTGGATAACCTGTTCAACCTGGGTGCCGATATTGCGCCTTTCGTTATGGCTTTTCCAGCGGTCGCCGGGCTGTTCCTGTCCCGTTACCTGCAGGCCAGAATGGCCGCGGATCTGATGCACAGCCTTCCGCTGCGCCGCTCGCATCTGCTGTCTTCCCATATATTTAGCGGGCTTCTTCTACTGCTGCCGCCGGTATGGGTTACCGCTGCGGTTACAGCACTGGTCCGTCCCTTGAAGAGCAACATGTATGTCTATCACGGAGCAGAGGTCTGGGAATGGTGCCTGACCCTTACAGTGCTGACCCTGTTTCTGTTTGCGTTCACGATGTTTGTGGGGATATGTACAGGGCAGACCATTCTACAGGGAGTGGTGGTCTTCATTCTGCTGCTGCTGCCGTCAGCTCTTCTGGAATTTATCAATATGCATCTGAGCCGTTATCTGTATGGATACTCGAATTGGTTTGGGCTGACGCAGGTGTCCACTAATGATTGGTCGCCGCTTCTGCGGATTATGGATATGTCTTACAACACCTTTAGACCTACGGAGCTGTGGATTTATGCTCTGTTATCCGTTGTGTTCCTTGCGCTGTCCTTCATATTGTATCCTAAGCGTCACAGTGAGAAGGCCGGGCATGCGGTAGCGTTCACCTACTTCGATCCGCTGTTCAAAGCGGGAGTGATGTTCTGCAGTATGCTGGTTGCGCTTAGCTATTTCGGCAGCAACAAGCAGGGGATGGGCTGGATCATCGGCAGTGTCCTTGCCGGAGGGCTGGTCGGGTATATCATCGTCGAGATGCTTCTCCGCAAAAGCTGGCATATTCTGACCCGCAGGCTGCCGCTTGAATTCGCGGTATACAGTGTGCTGCTGGGACTGCTGCTCTATGTTCCTGTATCCGGCTTAACCGGATATGAGAACCGGGTTCCGGCGAGTGACAAGGTGGCTGCGGTCTTCGCCGGAGGCAATTATGAGCAATTGATGCATCCCCCGCAGGGCGGTGAGAACGCTGAAATCCTGGTAGATGATATCCGGTCCAAGGACCCGAAGTATATCGAAGCGGTAACCGCGCTGCATCGGGCTGTCGTCACGGCGCGGCCGGAGCAGAAGGGGGATGTGTGGAGCGATAGCTATCCTCCACGGCAGCGCTTCACGTTGTCTTACCAGTTGAAGAACGGAAGAACGCTGCTACGGACGTATCTGGTTCCGAGGGCGGGCTTCGAGCCGGAGCTGAAGGCGGTGATGGGACATACGGATTACAAGCGCGAGCGCTACCAAATCTCGCAGATGGAGGAGGATGTGGAGAGCATCCGGATGAGTAATCTGAACAAGGCCTTCAGTATTTCCGACCCGCAGGAGGTTCAGGAATTCAAGGGCATTCTCATTCGTGAACTGCTGAATATGTCCTACGAGGATCAGGTTTCGGATCAGCGGTCACGGGGGTCCATCCGCGTTCTGCATAAGCCGGATCACAACGGAAACCAGTTCCCCTACACTTATGACTGGTACCCGTCCTATCATGAACTGGGGGCTTGGCTGGAACAGAAGGGCTATGCCGATAAAATCAGGATTACAGCAGCGGATGTCGTGTCCGCTGAGATGTTCAGGGATATCCATCACAGCGAGCTGCCGTCTGGGCTGCGATATGATCCTAAGGCTCGTATGGAGTTAGCCCGCACCGAGAAACGGTCGGTCATGGTCACAGACAAGACGCTGATCAGCGGCATTCTGGAGCACCGCCGCAATTTTACCCGCGAGGAGGGGAGGGTTGTGGTGAGAATAGAGTATAAGGATGGAACGATTAATTTTATTTCCCTGGAGGAGCAGGAGATGGCTCCGGCGCTGAAGGCGCTCCTTCCTTAA
- a CDS encoding ABC transporter ATP-binding protein yields the protein MIEIRGVSKIFQGDKAVDHLSLTVHKGAIYGLLGSNGAGKTTLLKTLAGIYRPDAGTVKLSGQPVFESPEVKRRMIFMPDSPYFFAQATIRSMAAFYRSIYPQWSQKRYDELVAMFRLDPRRRLSRFSKGMQRQAALLLALSCRPEVLIMDEPIDGLDPVMRRQIKNLLFQEVAEHELTVLISSHNLREIEDLCDHVGIMHQGRMLVEKELDDLKSDTHKIQVAFRDERHAAALESKLEILHREERGSVRLYIARGDRERISQAFHVYDPYVFDLLPLTLEEIFIYEMGGAGYDVQPIIL from the coding sequence ATGATTGAGATACGCGGGGTCAGCAAGATTTTTCAGGGGGATAAGGCGGTCGACCATCTGTCCCTGACTGTACATAAAGGCGCCATCTACGGATTGCTGGGATCGAATGGAGCCGGCAAAACCACGCTGCTGAAGACACTGGCCGGGATCTACCGTCCTGATGCAGGCACGGTCAAGCTCAGCGGACAGCCTGTCTTCGAATCGCCGGAGGTGAAGCGCAGAATGATCTTCATGCCGGATAGCCCTTACTTCTTCGCCCAGGCAACGATCCGCAGTATGGCCGCCTTCTACCGGTCCATCTATCCGCAGTGGAGCCAGAAGCGGTATGACGAGCTGGTAGCGATGTTCCGGCTGGATCCCCGGCGCAGGCTGAGCCGCTTCTCCAAGGGGATGCAGCGCCAGGCCGCTCTCCTGCTGGCGCTTAGCTGCAGGCCGGAGGTGCTGATCATGGATGAGCCGATCGACGGGCTGGACCCGGTGATGCGCCGCCAGATCAAGAATCTCCTGTTCCAGGAGGTAGCCGAGCACGAGCTTACGGTGCTGATCTCCTCGCATAATCTGCGCGAGATTGAGGATCTGTGCGATCATGTGGGCATTATGCATCAAGGGCGGATGCTGGTCGAGAAGGAACTGGATGATCTGAAATCGGACACGCATAAGATTCAGGTTGCCTTCCGTGACGAACGCCACGCGGCCGCGCTGGAATCCAAGCTGGAGATTCTCCACCGCGAGGAACGGGGAAGCGTCAGGCTGTATATTGCCAGAGGCGACCGCGAGCGCATCAGCCAGGCTTTTCATGTCTATGATCCGTATGTGTTTGACCTGCTGCCGCTAACACTGGAGGAAATCTTTATTTATGAAATGGGGGGTGCCGGTTATGACGTTCAGCCGATTATTCTGTAA
- a CDS encoding methyl-accepting chemotaxis protein, which yields MRHLKIKHKMIVLITVIIVLLIGIGATGMLTTTQMAERSEETYQQNLQPIYYITEIRGNNRAIESFLLEALITPNAVKRLELKTEIQKNIKSNNELMAELKKIDFKNDKIAGYVNEYVLLLPDYRSQRDNIIHLADNNLREEGYQVFTGPAFNELRGKMVSLLEETAALFTQEAADHNMQTAKSARSTVLLSGLLIMVALVLSLVLGYLITNLITRPLKELQGLMKRAEAGDLTAAATYQSRDEIGEISSSFNTMLDGLKSMMRGVSESAEILSASSQQMSASADQTAHASQMIAETSGEIAAGFEVQAESIALTAQSVRTMSYDIAEARHSSNEMSSLMEQAALSADRGFEAVEQILGQMREIDSSVSAGRQIVGNLGSLSEEINTIITTINEIAAQTNLLSLNASIEAARAGEHGRGFAVVAGEIRQLAEATGRSSLRITEIISHIRQQTESAVEAMEQGSGIVSQGVAQSEVVSAAFAAIQSSIQAAGEQTEQISLVITHVAQESEGVAKSMTQVNEISRKGAEEVQGTSEASKEQLTAMGEMSSSAQYLATLAEDLQKALARFRL from the coding sequence ATGAGACATCTGAAGATTAAGCATAAGATGATTGTATTGATAACGGTAATTATAGTCCTGCTGATTGGCATCGGGGCTACCGGTATGCTGACAACCACGCAGATGGCGGAGCGCTCAGAGGAGACCTACCAGCAGAATCTGCAGCCCATTTATTACATTACCGAGATCCGCGGGAATAACCGGGCGATTGAATCCTTCCTGCTGGAGGCGCTGATTACCCCGAATGCGGTGAAGCGGCTGGAGTTGAAGACAGAGATTCAGAAGAATATCAAGTCGAACAACGAGCTGATGGCCGAGCTGAAAAAGATTGATTTCAAGAATGACAAAATTGCGGGGTATGTGAACGAGTACGTTCTGCTGCTCCCGGATTACCGTTCCCAGCGCGATAACATTATTCATCTGGCGGATAACAATCTGCGGGAAGAAGGGTATCAGGTGTTTACCGGCCCGGCCTTTAATGAGCTGCGCGGCAAAATGGTCAGCCTGCTGGAAGAAACCGCCGCGCTGTTCACACAGGAGGCGGCAGACCACAACATGCAGACGGCCAAGAGTGCTAGGAGCACTGTTCTCCTTAGCGGGCTGCTGATTATGGTGGCTCTGGTCCTCAGTCTGGTCCTTGGTTACCTGATTACTAATCTGATTACGAGACCGCTTAAGGAACTGCAGGGGCTGATGAAGCGGGCCGAAGCGGGGGATCTGACGGCGGCGGCGACGTATCAGTCCAGGGATGAGATTGGCGAGATCAGCTCCTCCTTCAACACGATGCTGGATGGCCTGAAGAGCATGATGCGCGGTGTATCGGAGAGCGCGGAGATTCTGTCGGCGTCCTCCCAGCAGATGAGTGCCAGCGCTGACCAGACGGCCCATGCCTCGCAGATGATCGCCGAGACCTCCGGTGAGATTGCGGCCGGCTTCGAGGTGCAGGCGGAGAGCATTGCGCTTACGGCGCAGTCGGTCCGTACCATGAGCTATGATATTGCCGAAGCCCGGCACAGCAGCAATGAGATGAGCAGCCTGATGGAACAGGCCGCTTTATCTGCGGACCGGGGCTTCGAGGCAGTGGAGCAGATTCTCGGGCAGATGCGCGAGATTGATTCCAGTGTCTCGGCAGGCCGGCAGATCGTCGGCAATCTGGGCAGCCTGTCCGAGGAGATCAACACGATCATCACGACCATTAATGAAATTGCTGCACAGACCAATCTGCTGTCGCTGAATGCTTCCATCGAAGCAGCCCGGGCGGGGGAGCACGGCCGCGGCTTCGCTGTGGTGGCTGGTGAGATCCGCCAGCTGGCCGAGGCTACCGGCAGAAGCTCGCTGCGGATTACGGAGATCATTAGCCACATCCGGCAGCAGACGGAAAGTGCCGTTGAAGCGATGGAGCAAGGCTCTGGAATTGTCTCTCAAGGCGTGGCACAGAGTGAAGTGGTGTCGGCGGCTTTTGCAGCGATCCAGTCCTCCATTCAGGCTGCCGGCGAGCAGACCGAACAGATCTCTCTGGTGATTACCCATGTGGCCCAGGAGTCGGAGGGGGTAGCCAAGTCCATGACCCAGGTGAATGAAATCTCGCGCAAGGGCGCCGAGGAGGTACAGGGCACCAGCGAAGCAAGCAAGGAGCAGCTCACCGCGATGGGCGAGATGTCCTCCTCTGCCCAATACCTGGCCACCCTGGCCGAGGACCTGCAGAAAGCGCTGGCCCGGTTCCGGCTATAA
- the qoxA gene encoding cytochrome aa3 quinol oxidase subunit II, translating to MKKKGPLYALFLSLILLLPGCSSLTVLNPKGPSARTLSDTIILSIIVMLGVLAVVYILYVFVLVKYRAKKSNEGYIPEHEEGNKVLEAIWIIIPIIIVAFLSVVTVKTTTKVENVAAEYNDQKPLVIYASSSNWKWHFSYPEEGIETVNYVNLPVHRAVEFRMYSFGTITSLWIPQLAGQKYAMSDMLTTLHLSADTEGSYIGKNANFSGKGFAHMEFEALVLSSQKYDEWVKEVKETAPKLTEDEFKGLLAAEHLGRKTYSSTHLEFSPPPGEHSEHMSGGGKEMDMDNGSQEHQDNKEIHPSPEPSSGTEFDSKPDPEVDEPLPSSPVDESTHEGH from the coding sequence ATGAAGAAAAAGGGACCGTTATACGCTTTGTTTCTAAGCCTGATCCTTCTCCTGCCGGGATGCAGTTCACTCACTGTTCTCAACCCGAAGGGGCCGTCTGCCAGGACGTTATCTGACACCATCATTCTCTCGATTATTGTAATGCTTGGTGTACTGGCTGTTGTCTACATCTTATATGTTTTTGTACTGGTGAAATACCGTGCGAAGAAAAGCAATGAGGGGTACATTCCTGAGCATGAGGAGGGCAACAAGGTACTGGAAGCGATCTGGATTATCATCCCGATCATTATCGTAGCCTTCCTGTCCGTTGTAACCGTCAAGACAACAACCAAAGTAGAGAACGTGGCCGCGGAATATAACGATCAGAAGCCGCTGGTCATTTACGCTTCCTCCTCGAACTGGAAATGGCATTTCAGTTACCCGGAAGAAGGCATCGAGACGGTCAACTACGTGAACCTTCCGGTGCACCGTGCAGTTGAATTCAGAATGTACTCCTTCGGGACCATCACCTCTCTGTGGATTCCGCAGCTTGCGGGCCAGAAGTACGCTATGAGCGATATGCTTACGACGCTGCATCTGTCCGCTGATACCGAGGGCTCTTATATCGGCAAGAATGCCAACTTCAGCGGTAAAGGCTTCGCCCACATGGAATTCGAAGCCCTTGTCCTGAGCAGCCAGAAGTACGATGAATGGGTGAAGGAAGTGAAGGAGACCGCTCCGAAGCTGACTGAGGATGAATTCAAGGGCCTGCTGGCCGCTGAGCACCTCGGACGCAAAACCTACTCATCCACCCATCTGGAGTTCAGTCCTCCTCCTGGAGAGCACAGCGAGCATATGAGCGGCGGCGGTAAAGAGATGGACATGGACAACGGCAGCCAGGAGCATCAGGATAACAAAGAGATACATCCTTCTCCCGAACCGTCCAGCGGCACCGAATTTGACAGCAAGCCTGATCCGGAAGTGGATGAGCCGCTGCCAAGCTCCCCCGTCGATGAGAGCACACATGAAGGACACTAG